The following proteins come from a genomic window of Geothermobacter hydrogeniphilus:
- the nhaD gene encoding sodium:proton antiporter NhaD, producing MLCLLGSSSVLASEGAPQIDTALASTGYGYLALILFVAAYALVILEEKIHLRKSKPVLLAAGVIWVLVALAYAAIGDHHAPEVAIRHNLVEYVELFLFLLSAMTYINALTERNVFQALRSWLVLKGFTLRTVFWITGLLAFLISPIADNLTTALLMGAVVMAVARDNTKFVVVACINIVVGANAGGAFSPFGDITTLMVWQKGRVDFIEFFAIFLPSLVNWLVPALIMSFAVPKERPETHGEMVTMKVGARRIMFLFLLTIITAVCFHQYLNLPPAVGMMLGFGYLAFFGFYLKQKDLRAVHTGDNPLDITGHNVGGDGHDAPGFDLFRKVAKAEWDTLLFFYGVILCVGGLSQFGYLALASNYFYTDLGPTWANVLVGVLSAVIDNIPVMFAVLTMDPYMSHGQWLLVTLTAGVGGSLLSIGSAAGVGLMGTARGKYTFGQHLKWTWAIALGYAASIWLHLIVNAHHMNDFH from the coding sequence ATGTTGTGTCTGTTGGGGAGTTCGTCAGTTCTTGCGAGTGAAGGTGCTCCCCAGATCGATACCGCCCTGGCGAGTACCGGTTACGGCTATCTCGCGCTGATTCTCTTCGTCGCCGCCTACGCGCTGGTGATCCTGGAAGAGAAAATCCACCTGCGCAAAAGCAAGCCGGTGCTGCTGGCGGCCGGTGTCATCTGGGTCCTGGTGGCGCTCGCCTACGCCGCCATCGGCGATCACCACGCTCCCGAAGTGGCGATCCGCCACAACCTGGTCGAATATGTCGAACTGTTCCTGTTCCTGCTCTCAGCGATGACCTATATCAACGCCCTGACGGAGCGCAACGTATTCCAGGCGCTGCGTTCATGGCTGGTACTCAAGGGCTTCACGCTGCGTACCGTCTTCTGGATTACCGGCCTGCTCGCCTTTCTCATTTCGCCGATTGCCGACAACCTGACCACGGCGCTGCTGATGGGGGCGGTGGTCATGGCGGTGGCGCGTGACAATACCAAGTTCGTCGTTGTCGCCTGCATCAACATTGTCGTCGGCGCCAATGCCGGCGGTGCCTTTTCTCCCTTCGGCGATATCACCACGCTGATGGTCTGGCAGAAGGGACGGGTTGATTTCATTGAATTCTTCGCCATCTTCCTGCCGTCACTGGTCAACTGGCTGGTACCGGCGCTGATCATGAGTTTTGCCGTTCCCAAGGAGCGTCCGGAAACCCACGGCGAGATGGTCACCATGAAGGTCGGCGCGCGCCGCATCATGTTTCTTTTTCTGCTGACGATCATTACCGCGGTCTGTTTTCATCAGTATCTCAACCTGCCCCCGGCGGTCGGCATGATGCTCGGTTTCGGCTACCTGGCTTTCTTCGGTTTCTACCTGAAACAGAAAGATCTGCGAGCCGTGCACACCGGGGACAATCCGCTCGATATCACCGGGCATAATGTCGGCGGCGACGGTCATGACGCTCCGGGGTTCGATCTGTTCCGCAAGGTCGCCAAGGCGGAGTGGGACACCCTGCTCTTCTTTTACGGTGTTATCCTCTGCGTCGGCGGTCTGTCCCAGTTCGGCTACCTGGCGCTCGCTTCCAACTATTTCTACACCGACCTCGGTCCAACCTGGGCCAACGTGCTGGTCGGGGTCCTGTCGGCGGTGATCGACAACATCCCGGTGATGTTCGCGGTGTTGACCATGGATCCGTATATGTCGCACGGCCAGTGGTTGCTGGTGACTCTGACCGCCGGAGTCGGCGGCAGCCTGCTGTCCATCGGTTCCGCGGCCGGGGTCGGCCTGATGGGAACGGCCCGCGGCAAGTACACATTCGGCCAGCACCTGAAATGGACCTGGGCCATCGCTCTCGGCTACGCCGCCAGCATCTGGCTGCACTTGATTGTCAATGCCCACCACATGAACGATTTTCACTGA
- the hemW gene encoding radical SAM family heme chaperone HemW — MSGLYLHIPFCRRKCPYCDFYSRDDCLDQLADYHQLLIRQLQLATAAGWQGPFATVFFGGGTPSLLAPAQLGTILEAVAAGPGLAADAEISVEINPGTLTMNYLEDLRACGVNRLSIGVQSMNDRRLRQLRRLHDVVAVRKVVARARAAGFEQISCDLMFALPGQTPAELATDLERLLELRTEHVSIYGLSLEEGTPWGRDPRPALPEQETYAEMYEQIHHRLTAAGYGHYEISNFARAGAECRHNLGYWRRTACLGLGAGAHSFCSRAWGQRLAVPPDLDSYRSMLTAGIDPMRSLEKFDRRGAMAETAYLGLRTAVGVDVAAFQERFGCSFDTVFNAPLERLAGQLTACDGCRRFGWRQWLIYDRLIREFL; from the coding sequence ATGTCCGGCCTCTACCTGCATATCCCTTTCTGCCGCCGTAAATGCCCCTACTGCGACTTCTATTCCCGGGATGATTGTCTCGACCAGCTGGCCGATTATCATCAGCTGCTGATTCGCCAGCTGCAACTGGCGACGGCCGCCGGCTGGCAGGGCCCTTTTGCCACCGTTTTTTTCGGCGGCGGCACCCCTTCTCTGTTGGCTCCGGCCCAGCTCGGTACGATCCTGGAGGCTGTTGCCGCCGGCCCCGGACTTGCCGCCGATGCGGAAATCAGCGTCGAGATCAATCCGGGGACTCTCACGATGAACTACCTTGAGGATCTCAGGGCCTGCGGCGTCAATCGCCTGTCAATCGGCGTGCAGAGCATGAATGACCGGCGTCTGCGGCAGCTGCGGCGGCTGCATGACGTCGTCGCGGTCAGAAAGGTCGTTGCCCGGGCCCGGGCGGCCGGCTTCGAACAGATCTCCTGCGACCTGATGTTCGCCCTGCCGGGACAGACCCCCGCGGAACTCGCAACCGACCTCGAGCGGCTGCTGGAGCTGCGGACAGAGCATGTCTCCATCTACGGCCTCAGTCTCGAAGAGGGAACCCCCTGGGGCCGTGATCCGCGACCGGCGCTACCGGAGCAGGAAACCTACGCGGAGATGTACGAACAGATTCATCATCGTTTGACGGCCGCCGGTTACGGGCATTATGAGATTTCCAATTTTGCCCGAGCGGGCGCGGAATGCCGCCACAATCTCGGTTACTGGCGGCGGACCGCCTGCCTCGGCCTGGGGGCGGGGGCGCACAGCTTCTGTTCCCGGGCCTGGGGGCAGCGGTTGGCGGTCCCTCCGGATCTGGACAGTTACCGGTCCATGCTGACAGCCGGGATCGACCCGATGCGGTCCCTGGAGAAGTTTGACCGCCGGGGGGCGATGGCGGAAACCGCTTATCTCGGTCTGCGAACCGCCGTCGGAGTGGATGTGGCCGCATTTCAGGAGCGTTTCGGATGCTCTTTTGATACCGTTTTCAACGCCCCTCTGGAGCGCCTGGCCGGGCAACTCACGGCGTGTGATGGCTGCCGGCGTTTCGGCTGGCGGCAGTGGCTGATCTACGATCGGCTGATCCGCGAATTTCTTTAA
- the hrcA gene encoding heat-inducible transcriptional repressor HrcA, translating to MSTELGERNRSILEAIIEEHIATAEPVGSRTVAKRHKLGLSPATIRNVMADLEEYGFLQSPHTSAGRVPTEKGYRFYVDSLLQVRKLNSAERKQLESRYQLRGRKVEEVLRDVSKTLSSISHYTGLVMAPRLETTVFRHIEFVPLSEGRVLVVFVTRSGLVQNKIIETREPISRRELEQISNYLNRTLAGLSIQQVKEKIFAEMQEEKARYDRLMSRTLELSREALKENLGGEVFIEGTSNILDQPEFANVETMRGLFRAFEQKSTLIDLLNRSQQADGVQIFIGSEPGITGIQGCSLITCHYASKRGTIGALGVIGPSRMNYSSVIPVVDYTARLLSQVLDGDLD from the coding sequence ATGTCAACCGAACTTGGCGAACGTAATCGTAGTATTCTTGAGGCGATTATCGAAGAGCATATCGCCACCGCCGAACCGGTTGGTTCGCGTACCGTGGCCAAGCGGCACAAGCTCGGCCTGTCTCCGGCCACCATCCGCAACGTCATGGCGGACCTGGAGGAGTACGGGTTTCTGCAGTCGCCGCATACGTCCGCCGGCCGGGTTCCGACCGAAAAGGGCTACCGCTTTTACGTCGACTCGCTGCTGCAGGTGCGCAAGCTCAACAGCGCTGAACGAAAACAGCTGGAAAGTCGTTACCAGCTGCGCGGACGCAAGGTCGAGGAAGTGTTGCGTGATGTCAGCAAAACCCTCTCCTCGATTTCGCATTACACCGGCCTGGTGATGGCGCCGCGGCTCGAAACCACGGTCTTTCGGCACATTGAATTCGTACCGTTGTCCGAGGGACGGGTGCTGGTCGTCTTCGTTACCCGTAGCGGCCTGGTGCAGAACAAGATCATCGAAACCCGTGAGCCGATTTCCCGTCGAGAACTGGAACAGATCTCCAATTACCTGAACCGGACCCTGGCCGGGCTTTCCATCCAGCAGGTGAAAGAAAAGATTTTCGCTGAAATGCAGGAGGAAAAAGCTCGCTATGATCGGCTCATGAGTCGTACTCTGGAGCTTTCCCGGGAAGCACTGAAGGAGAACCTCGGCGGCGAAGTCTTTATCGAGGGGACCAGCAATATTCTTGATCAGCCGGAATTCGCGAATGTTGAAACCATGCGCGGCCTGTTCCGGGCGTTCGAGCAGAAAAGCACCCTGATTGACCTGCTCAACCGCAGTCAGCAGGCGGACGGGGTGCAGATTTTCATCGGCAGTGAGCCGGGCATCACCGGCATTCAGGGTTGCAGCCTGATCACCTGCCATTACGCCAGTAAACGCGGCACCATCGGGGCCCTGGGTGTGATCGGCCCGAGCCGTATGAATTATTCGTCGGTCATTCCCGTTGTTGACTACACCGCCCGCCTGTTGAGCCAGGTGCTTGACGGCGATCTTGACTAG